A window of Excalfactoria chinensis isolate bCotChi1 chromosome Z, bCotChi1.hap2, whole genome shotgun sequence contains these coding sequences:
- the ECPAS gene encoding proteasome adapter and scaffold protein ECM29 isoform X3: protein MLDVLLMPYGYVLNESQSRQNMPSGQGSSSSTMGGPGIPQPPPGMSFYAAKRVIGDSPWTPELLEQCKLGIVKFIEAEQVPELEAVVHLVVASSDTRHSVATAADLELKSKQSLIDWNNPAIINKMYKVYLGDIPLKTKEGSVLKPEMKRESVSTRVKLKIVPHLLRSRQAAETFPANIQVVYDGLFGANTNAKLRSLSLQFVHHICVICPESKIKPLGPMLLNGLTKLINEYKEDSKLLSMAYSAVGKLSSRMPQLFTMDIALVQQFFEALCKEDADTRLAIQEALSMMVGAYSNLEGAQRTLMEALVASYLIKPEVQVRQVAVKFASTVFLPDHIPSRYLLLLAAGDPREEVHGEAQRVLRTFPGKNEKESSGKQMPSFPEMVHYIQEKASHRMKTPAKYMTGTAALPFNPATFGEIVLYLRMCLAHSAGVVPTSQSLADMQDHAPAIGRYIRNLMSGNHISFSSTSSSKSAETNPVQIYIGLLQQLLAGVGGLPVMYCLLEVVSVYPEKLASRFVDKMDWIRSLMNTNKEEMRELAALFYSVVLSTMSGNELRASVEQLIKMTKDNHSPEVQHGSLLALGFTIGRYLAKGKIRAMELRDIEQPNTAVMPEQEQIVKSTTETIGSFLDSTSPFLVVAACTALGEIGRNGPLPIPSEGTGFTKLQLVESLLARIPSSKETNKMKERAIQTLGYFPVGDGDFPHQKLLLQGLMDSVEAKQIELQFTVGEAITSAAVGTSSVAARDAWTVTEEEYIPAPDLKVNDVVPWVLDLILNKHIISPNPHVRQAACIWLLSMVKKLSTHKAIKSHLKDIQSAFVSILSDSDELSQDVASKGLGLIYELGSEQDQQELVTTLVDTLMTGKRAKHEMTGETVVFQGGLSKTPDGQGLSTYKELCSLASDLNQPDLVYKFMNLANHHAMWNSRKGAAFGFNVIAAKAGEQLAPFLPQLLPRLYRYQFDPNLGIRQAMTSIWNALVTDKSMVDKYLKEILDDLISNLTSSLWRIRESSCLALNDLLRGRPLDDIIDKLPEIWEVLFRVQDDIKESVRKAAELALKTLSKVCVKMCDPSKGAAGQKTIAVLLPCLLDKGIVSTVAEVRSLSINTLVKISKSAGSMLKPHAPKLIPALLEALSALEPQVLNYLSLCATDQEKTAMDSARLSAVKSSPMMETINMSLQYLDVSVLGELVPQLCELIKSGVGLGTKGGCASVIVSLTTQCPQDLTPYSGKLMSALLTGLTDRNSVIQKSFAFAMGHLVRTSRDSSTEKLLHKLSSWYMEKEEPVYRTGCALTVHAMGRYSPDVVKNHAKQVLPLAFLGMHEVPDEEKGEKDDSTLWAEVWQENVPGTQGGIRLYMQELIAITQKALQSQSWKMKAQGAAAMASIAKQTGSLVPPHLGIVLSALLQGLPGRTWTGKEELLKAITSVVSACNAELQKSMPGQPSISDVVQAVLKECRKENVKYKMVALRCMAAVLQATKEDRFQELADIIFPMIKKNSFENVGASLPKLDEEDEDAREREVQMESLLCAFETLGKAWPRSPETQRCYRQEFCKLMCDHLKLSTWKVQLGVLQAMNAYFQRLVLFEEEHADPEALAEILLETCSSITHSLENKSYTSVRTEALSVIQLLLTRLQESKQWESLKPESREHLIHSLSTMASDSRPELQEKAFILKKTLEHLN from the exons ATGTTGGATGTTCTTCTTATGCCTTATGG GTACGTATTGAATGAATCTCAGAGTCGGCAAAACATGCCCTCAGGACAGGGCTCTTCATCAAGTACTATGGGAGGTCCTGGAATCCCTCAgccacctccagggatgagcTTTTATGCAGCCAAGAGAGTAATTGGAGATAGCCCATGGacaccagagctgctggagcag TGTAAGCTGGGGATAGTGAAGTTCATTGAAGCAGAGCAGGTGCCAGAACTTGAAGCTGTAGTACATCTGGTTGTAGCCTCCAGTGATACAAGACACAGCGTGGCCACTGCAGCGGACCTTGAACTGAAGAGCAAACAAAG tttAATTGACTGGAACAATCCTGCTATCATCAACAAAATGTATAAGGTGTATCTTGGGGATATACCATTGAAAACCAAGGAG GGATCTGTTCTGAAACCAGAAATGAAACGAGAGTCAGTCAGTACTCGTGTTAAATTAAAGATTGTTCCTCATCTTTTACGATCCAGACAAGCTGCAGAAACATTCCCTGCCAACATTCAG GTGGTTTATGATGGACTCTTTGGCGcaaacacaaatgcaaaacTGAGAAGTCTGTCCCTGCAGTTTGTGCATCATATTTGTGTCAT TTGtccagaaagtaaaataaagccaCTAGGCCCAATGCTTCTGAATGGACTTACAAAGCTGATCAATGAATACAAGGAG GATTCAAAATTGCTGTCAATGGCTTATTCAGCAGTTGGAAAACTCTCCAG CCGAATGCCTCAACTCTTTACCATGGATATAGCACTGGTACAGCAGTTTTTTGAAGCTTTGTGCAAG GAAGATGCTGATACAAGGCTTGCTATTCAGGAGGCCTTGTCTATGATGGTTGGAGCATACAGTAACTTGGAAGGAGCCCAGCGTACTTTGATGGAAGCTCTTGTAGCTTCTTATCTAATAAAG CCTGAAGTTCAAGTACGTCAAGTGGCTGTGAAATTTGCTAGCACAGTATTCCTTCCAGATCATATCCCTTCCAGATACTTACTGCTGTTAGCAGCAGGAGACCC gcGGGAGGAAGTACACGGAGAAGCGCAGCGGGTACTGAGAACATTTCCTggtaaaaatgaaaaggagagTTCTGGGAAGCAGATGCCATCCTTCCCTGAAATGGTTCATTATATTCAAGAGAAG GCCTCTCACCGAATGAAAACTCCAGCTAAATATATGACAGGAACTGCAGCCTTGCCTTTTAATCCTGCCACATTTGGAGAG ATAGTCCTGTACCTGCGGATGTGTCTCGCTCACAGTGCAGGTGTGGTACCAACCTCACAGAGCTTGGCAGATATGCAAGACCATGCCCCAGCCATTGGACGTTACATAAGAAACCTCATGTCTGGCAACCATATatctttctcttccacttcctcCTCCAAAAGTGCAGAAACCAATCCTGTACAGATATATATTGGCCTACTTCAGCAGCTCTTAGCTGGTGTTGGAG GTTTGCCAGTCATGTATTGTCTTCTGGAAGTTGTTTCAGTATATCCAGAGAAGCTAGCGAGCAGATTTGTAGACAAAATGGATTGGATAAGG AGCCTGATGAacacaaacaaagaagaaatgcgTGAGCTCGCTGCCCTGTTCTATTCTGTAGTGCTGTCTACAATGTCTGGAAATGAGCTTAGGGCCTCTGTGGAGCAACTGATCAAGATGACAAAAGACAATCAT AGCCCGGAGGTCCAACATGGATCCTTGTTGGCTTTGGGATTTACAATAGGAAGGTACTTGGCCAAAGGGAAAATCAGAGCAATGGAGCTACGTGACATAGAACAGCCAAACACTGCAGTCATGCCGGAGCAAGAGCAGATTGTAAAGTCAACAACAGAGACAATAG GTTCTTTTCTGGACAGCACCTCTCCCTTCCTTGTGGTGGCTGCTTGTACAGCTCTTGGGGAGATTGGCAGAAATGGCCCCTTGCCAATCCCCAGCGAAGGCACAGGGTTTACAAAGCTGCAACTTGTTGAAAGCTTACTGGCCCGAATCCCTTCCAGCAAGGAAACAAATAAG ATGAAGGAACGAGCAATACAAACCTTGGGTTACTTTCCTGTGGGAGATGGAGATTTCCCCCACCAAAAGCTACTGTTGCAAGGTTTAATGGATTCTGTAGAG gCCAAACAAATCGAACTGCAGTTTACTGTGGGTGAAGCTATTACCAGTGCTGCTGTAGGAACCAGTTCTGTGGCTGCACGTGATGCATGGACAGTCACAGAGGAGGAATATATCCCTGCCCCAG ATCTGAAGGTAAATGATGTGGTTCCCTGGGTCCTAGACCTAATTTTAAATAAGCACATTATCAGCCCCAACCCACATGTTAGACAAGCTGCTTGCATCTGGCTTCTGTCAATGGTGAAGAAGCTGAGTACACACAAAGCTATTAAG TCTCACCTCAAGGATATTCAAAGTGCATTCGTTTCAATTCTGTCAGATAGTGATG AGCTTAGTCAGGATGTTGCTTCAAAAGGTCTTGGGCTGATATATGAGCTAGGAAGTGAACAGGATCAGCAAGAGCTAGTCACCACACTTGTTGATACCCTTATGACTGGGAAAAG AGCCAAACATGAGATGACTGGAGAAACTGTGGTGTTTCAGGGTGGCTTGAGCAAAACCCCAGATGG tcAAGGTCTTTCTACCTACAAGGAGCTTTGTTCACTTGCTAGTGATCTCAATCAGCCAGACTTGGTGTATAAATTTATGAATCTGGCCAACCATCATGCCATGTGGAATTCTCGGAAG GGAGCAGCTTTTGGTTTCAATGTGATAGCTGCcaaggctggagagcagctggcTCCATTTTTACCCCAGCTTCTTCCTCGGCTTTATCGTTACCAGTTTGACCCCAACCTGGGCATTCGGCAAGCAATGACCAGCATTTGGAATGCACTGGTCACAGACAAATCAATG GTTGATAAGTATCTGAAGGAAATTCTTGACGATTTGATCAGTAACCTAACCAGCAGTCTGTGGAGAATCAGGGAATCCAG CTGTCTTGCACTGAATGACCTACTAAGAGGAAGGCCTTTGGATGACATTATAGACAAGCTTCCAGAAATCTGGGAAGTTCTGTTTAGAGTGCAAGATGACATTAAG gaGTCTGTGCGGAAGGCAGCAGAACTAGCCTTAAAAACCTTAAGCAAG GTTTGTGTGAAGATGTGTGATCCCTCCAAAGGAGCTGCCGGTCAGAAGACAATAGCTGTACTGCTCCCTTGTCTCCTAGATAAAGGAATAGTCAGCACCGTTGCTGAAGTCCGGTCTCTCAG CATTAACACTCTTGTGAAGATCAGTAAAAGTGCTGGATCTATGCTGAAACCTCATGCACCAAAACTtatcccagccctgctggaggCCTTGAGTGCACTGGAGCCTCAGGTCCTCAATTACTTAAGTCTCTGTGCAACAGATCAGGAGAAA actGCAATGGATAGTGCCAGACTTAGTGCTGTCAAGTCATCTCCCATGATGGAAACCATTAACATG AGCTTGCAGTACTTGGATGTTTCTGTCCTGGGTGAGCTGGTTCCTCAACTGTGTGAACTAATAAAAAGTGGAGTAGGCCTCGGCACAAAG GGAGGCTGTGCCAGTGTAATTGTCTCGCTAACCACACAGTGTCCCCAGGACCTGACACCTTATTCAG GTAAACTTATGAGTGCTTTACTTACTGGCCTGACTGACCGCAACAGTGTGATACAGAAGTCTTTTGCCTTTGCTATGGGGCATCTAGTCCGG ACTTCTCGGGACAGTAGCACAGAGAAGCTACTGCACAAACTCAGCAGCTGGTACATGGAAAAGGAAG AGCCAGTGTACAGGACAGGCTGTGCTTTAACTGTACATGCTATGGGACGCTACAGTCCGGATGTAGTGAAGAACCACGCCAAACAGGTGTTGCCATTGGCTTTTCTTGGCATGCATGAGGTTCctgatgaagaaaaaggagaaaaagatgatTCTACTCTGTGGGCAGAAGTTTGGCAGGAAAATGTACCTG GTACTCAGGGTGGCATCAGGCTGTATATGCAGGAACTGATAGCCATTACGCAGAAGGCTTTGCAGTCCCAGTCCTGGAAGATGAAagctcagggagcagctgcCATGGCATCCATTGCCAAACAGACCGGCTCCCTTGTACCTCCACATCTGGGAATAGTGctgtctgcactgctgcagggcCTCCCAGGGAGAACGTGGACTGGAAAG GAGGAGCTGTTAAAGGCTATCACCAGTGTCGTCTCTGCCTGCAA TGCAGAGCTACAGAAGTCGATGCCTGGCCAGCCCAGCATCAGTGATGTTGTCCAGGCGGTACTGAAGGAGTGTCGGAAGGAGAACGTGAAGTACAAGATGGTGGCACTACGCtgcatggctgcagtgctgcaggcaacGAAGGAAGACCGGTTCCAGGAGCTGGCAGATATCATCTTCCCCATGATAAAGAAG AACTCCTTTGAGAATGTGGGTGCAAGTTTACCAAAGCTCGACGAAGAGGATGAGGATGCGAGAGAGAGGGAGGTGCAGATGGagtccctgctctgtgccttcGAGACCCTGGGCAAAGCCTGGCCAAGGAGCCCAGAGACGCAGC GTTGCTATCGCCAAGAGTTTTGCAAGTTAATGTGTGACCATCTGAAACTCAGCACGTGGAAAGTGCAGCTTGGAGTGCTGCAAGCCATGAATGCCTACTTTCAGAG GCTGGTGCTGTTTGAGGAGGAGCATGCAGACCCCGAGGCACTGGCAGAAATACTGTTGGAAACCTGCTCATCTATCACCCATTCTTTAG aaaacaaaagctacaCGTCCGTCAGAACAGAAGCTTTGTCTGTGATACAGCTACTGCTCACCAGACTGCAAG